Proteins encoded within one genomic window of Candidatus Berkiella cookevillensis:
- the uvrC gene encoding excinuclease ABC subunit UvrC, protein MFDYKTFLNTVPTRPGVYCMKDAEGKVLYVGKAKDLKKRLSSYFHRDLPEIKTQRLVEKIFKIELTVTASEKEALLLETSLIKSLKPRYNVIFRDDKSYPYLFLSKHEYPRLIYCRGKQKEKGTFFGPYPSALAVKETLNLLQKNFQIRQCDDLFFKSRSRPCLQYQIKRCSAPCVGYIGPQPYNEEVKKLELFLTGKNNEMIQKFVAEMVAASNNLEFEKAASIRDQIISLRTVFDQQSIYGGAQNLDVCAIVGEHGQACIHYLLIREGRILASQSYFTKQFDNLNLSEILRMFIVQGYINQENKNWPNEIITNETMEDVELIAETLTQFAKRTIRISVAKRGDKVNWLKLAVENAKTNLHRRLNQSNLYIKRFESLKELLSLEECKRMECFDISHTQGVETRASCVVFNQDGPDKSAYRIYQIESATNDDYQSMVEVLTRRYLKLKEKNDSLPDLVIIDGGKGQLNCARQVFAECQITGVKLLAIAKGEKRKPGLETLFILDGEEIAEVSLVPHHPALHILQQIRDEAHRFAISKHRQARAKKSQSSVLDDIPGIGEKRKLNLIQYFGGLQELLAASEEAIQRVPGMSASLAATVYQALHPK, encoded by the coding sequence ATGTTTGATTATAAAACATTCCTAAATACCGTTCCAACTCGCCCTGGCGTCTATTGCATGAAAGACGCTGAGGGCAAGGTGTTGTATGTGGGAAAAGCAAAAGATCTTAAAAAACGCCTGAGTAGTTATTTTCATCGTGATCTCCCTGAAATAAAAACACAACGCCTCGTTGAAAAAATATTCAAAATTGAATTAACAGTTACTGCAAGCGAAAAAGAGGCGCTGCTACTTGAAACCTCACTCATTAAATCCCTTAAACCGCGTTATAATGTTATTTTTAGAGATGATAAATCTTATCCCTATTTGTTCTTATCTAAACATGAATATCCACGCTTAATTTATTGTCGCGGTAAACAAAAGGAAAAGGGGACTTTCTTTGGCCCTTATCCCAGTGCTTTGGCAGTGAAAGAGACACTCAATTTGCTGCAAAAAAACTTTCAAATTCGACAATGTGATGATTTATTTTTTAAGTCTCGTTCACGGCCTTGCTTGCAGTATCAGATCAAGCGTTGTTCTGCACCTTGTGTCGGTTATATTGGGCCCCAGCCCTATAACGAAGAGGTTAAAAAACTTGAATTATTCTTAACGGGTAAAAATAATGAAATGATTCAGAAATTTGTAGCGGAGATGGTTGCTGCTTCAAATAATTTGGAGTTTGAAAAAGCAGCGAGCATTCGCGATCAGATTATTAGCTTAAGAACGGTATTCGATCAACAAAGTATTTATGGGGGTGCACAGAATTTAGATGTGTGCGCCATTGTAGGTGAACATGGACAAGCGTGCATTCATTATTTATTGATTCGCGAAGGAAGAATTCTTGCCAGCCAATCTTATTTTACCAAACAGTTTGATAATCTCAATTTATCTGAAATTTTAAGAATGTTTATTGTGCAAGGTTATATTAACCAAGAAAATAAAAATTGGCCAAATGAAATTATCACCAATGAAACAATGGAAGATGTCGAATTAATCGCAGAAACTTTGACACAATTTGCAAAGCGCACCATACGAATTTCTGTGGCAAAAAGAGGGGATAAAGTCAATTGGCTAAAGCTTGCTGTTGAAAATGCAAAGACCAATTTACACCGTAGACTTAACCAGTCTAATTTATATATCAAACGCTTTGAAAGCCTGAAAGAATTATTAAGCTTAGAAGAGTGTAAACGAATGGAATGTTTTGATATTTCTCATACTCAAGGTGTAGAAACGCGTGCATCTTGTGTGGTATTTAATCAAGATGGTCCTGACAAGTCTGCCTATCGTATCTACCAAATAGAATCAGCGACGAATGATGATTATCAGAGTATGGTAGAAGTACTGACGCGTCGATATTTAAAATTAAAAGAAAAAAATGATTCTCTACCAGATTTGGTTATCATTGATGGTGGAAAAGGGCAATTGAATTGTGCACGACAAGTATTTGCAGAATGCCAGATAACCGGCGTTAAATTACTCGCCATTGCAAAAGGCGAGAAGCGAAAACCTGGCTTGGAAACACTCTTTATTTTAGACGGTGAGGAAATTGCGGAGGTAAGCCTTGTACCTCATCATCCTGCTTTACATATTTTGCAACAGATCCGCGATGAGGCACATCGTTTCGCCATTTCCAAGCATCGACAAGCACGCGCTAAAAAATCTCAATCATCTGTTTTGGATGATATTCCCGGTATCGGTGAAAAGCGAAAATTAAATTTAATTCAGTATTTTGGTGGTTTGCAAGAATTGCTTGCTGCCAGTGAAGAGGCGATTCAGCGTGTACCTGGCATGAGTGCAAGCTTGGCGGCAACCGTATATCAGGCATTGCATCCTAAATAA